GTAGTCGTCGCAGCCGGCGCGGAAGGCCTCCATCAGCGCCTGGTCCCCGCCGTCGCCCACGGCGATGATGGGGATGTGCGCGGTCTTGATGTCGGCGTGCAGGATGCGCGGGATCTCGTAGGCCCCCATCTCGCGCAGGTTGGTGGCGCAGAGGATGGCGGCGGGCGTGTTCCACTCCAGGGCGGTCAGCGCGTACGCCGACTGGGTGCAGTGCTCGACCTCGAATCCTTCCTGCTTCAGGGCTTCGCTGAGCCGCTTGGCAAAAAAGACGTTGCTGTCGATGAGCAGCAGCTTGGGCAGTTCGGCAGTCATGGTGCTCATGCCTCCGCCTCCGCTCCGTTCAATAATTCTAAGTCAATAACCTCGACGATTTCCTCTGACACCGACAGCAGCCCGGTCACATACTGCGGCAGCTTGCCGGTCACCGGCAGCAGCTCCGCCGCGGCCAGCTCGCATTCGCCCGTCACCGGAATCGCAGTCCACTCCCGGGACGAGCCGAAGGTCCGGTTGGCGATCAGGAAGAACTTGCGCGGAGGCGTCTCGGGGCCGACCAACACAGGAGCCACGTCGCACACCGGCACGATGCGGCCACGGCGCAGCAGCACTCCGGTCAGCATGCGGGTGGTGTGGGGGAACGGTTGCAGGCGGTCCGGCTGCGCCAGCTCCGTCACGACACTCGCAGGCAGCGCAAAGCGCTTCTTCCCCAGGGGGAAAAGCACGAACGACTGCGCGCCTTCGATCTTGCGCGTCATCCGGCGACCGCTCCTTTCGCGGCATGCATCTTTTCCACCGCGGCCGTCAAAACCGTGCTTTCGGCCCTGGTGAGGAAAGCGTCGGCGTTCACCACCGGCACCACGCTGTCCTTCAGTACGGCCAGCCCGCGATACCATTCGCGCTCGTCCCCGGTGAAGGCGCGGGGCAGCGCATGCAGGCTGGCGATCTCGGTCATGCGGTCGATCCCGTCCACCAGGATGGCCGTGGGCGAGGCGCGCAGCACGAGCAGCCGGCTGTGGCGCGTGGGCAGCGCGTGGAAATGCGTGTTGGCGTCCACGACGAAGTACGTCCGCCCGTCTCGCTGGAGGGTGTACGTGAACTTGGAGAACTTGGGTCCTAGCTGGCCGACGCGCAGCGGCTGCAGACCGGAGGTATCGCGGATCTCGTCCACCGCCGCGGCGGAGATGGCGAAGGTGGTCCCGGCGGCGGCGAACAGGATGACCGCCTCGCCGTGGTGCACGCGCTTCCGGGTTTCCGCCCGCACGATCCTCACAACGCACCTACCCGCGCCGCACCGAAGACGTAGAGCACGCGCTTCTCCACCGCGCCAAAGATGTTGTCGAGGGGCAGCACCTGGTCCACGCAGCCAGTCTTGATAGCTTCCGCGTTCATGCCAAAAATAATCGAGGTACTTTCATCCTGCGCGATCACGTGCCCGCCGGCGGATTTCACCTTTTGCACGCCCTGCGACGCATCGCTGCCCATGCCGGTGAGCACCACGCCGATGGTCATGGGGCCGGCGAAGGCGGCCGCGGTGTCGAGCGTGACATCGGCGCAAGGCCGGTACCCGGCGATGCGCGGCCCGTCGTCGAGCGTGATGCGCCCGGTAGGGGTGATCCGCAGGTGGTGCGAGCCGGGGCAGACGTACAGCGTCGAGGGCTGAAGGATCTCGCCCTGCTCGGCGTCCTTCACCCGGATCTGAGCGATCTCGCCCAATTGCTTGCCGAACTGCGAGGTAAAGGTCCCCGGCATGTGCTGCACCAGGATGACCGCCCCCGGAAAATCCCTCGGGAACATGGGGACGAACCTCATCAGGGTGGCAGGACCGCCCGTCGAGGAGGCGATGACCACGACCGGGAACTTGCCGTTCGCCCTGGAGAGCATCGAGGACGTCGCCGATGGCGCGCTGCGCGTATGTGCCGGGGACGGCTCGATGCGCGGCGCCGAGGTGGCGACCTCCTGCTGCAGCTTGCTGCGCACGGCGGTACGCACCACGCGGACCTTCGCCGCCATCTTGAGCTTGCGGGTCAATTCTGCGCGCACCGAGTTCATGTCGAGGTCCACGCCCGCCGACGGCTTGGCCACAAAATCGATGGCGCCGAGTTCCAGCGACTTCAGTGTGGTGTCCGCGCCTTCGCGCGTCTCCGAGCTGACGATCAGGATGGGCCGCGGGTTCTTCGACATGATCACTTCAGTGGCCTGGAGGCCGTCCATGTGCGGCATGTTGATGTCCATGGTGATCACGTCGGGATTCAGGGAGTCGTTCTGGGCCACGGCCTCGCGGCCATCGCGCGCCTCGCCGCAGACGTCCATCTCGGGGTCCGCGGTCAGGATGCTCTGCAGCACCTTGCGCATGAACGCCGAATCGTCCACGATCAACACCCGGATTCGTTTGCCAGACATGACCTATGACACCGTTTCCGCCGCTGCGTCCTTTGGCGCCGTGGGGCTGCCGATCAACTGGGCCACCACCGCCAGGAACTGGTCTTCCTGCACCGGCTTGGTGAGGAACACCGAGGCGCCTTCCTTGAGCGCGCGCTCGCGGTGCTTGGCGCCGGCGCGCGAGGTCACCACCATCACCGGCAGGTTGCGCGTCTCCGGCTGCTGCCGCAGGTGCGCCATCAGTTCGTATCCGTTCGTGCGAGGCATCTCGAGATCGGTCACGACCAGATCGCAGCGATTCTGGGTGGCGATCTCGAGAGCCTCGAGGCCATCGGCCGCAAGCCGCACGCGGTAGCCCGCTTTCTCGAGCATTCGACCCACGAACTTGCGGACGCTGATGGAATCGTCGGCCAGCACGACCACCTTTTCCGGCGCCACTTCGTCGATGGCTTCGGCGGGGATCTCGCCGCGAGCCACGGCGGCGGCGCCGGGCGCGAACACGCGCGCCGCGGTCGCGCTGGTCATCAAAGGCCGTTTTTCGATCGACTCGCCCGCAACCAGGCGGTTGACGTCGATGAGCAGGATGAGGCTGCCGTCGGGAGCGATGGTCGCGCCCGGGAACAGCTTCACGTTGCGCATGTATTCGCCCAGGTTCTTGATGACGATCTCGTCCTTGCGGATCACTTCCTCGACCACCAGCCCGACCTGGCGCCCCGCGACGTTCACGATCACCATGCGGTAGTAGCCGCTGACCGGCTCGACGCACTCCAGCCCGAGCGAATGGTCGAGACGCACGACCTCGGTGACCACGTCACGGACCTTGGTGAGCAGCTTGCCGCCGACCTCCTCGATCTCCGATTCCTTGAGGCGGCGTATCTCCTCGACGAAGGCCAGCGGCAGCGCGAAGAGGCTCGCGCCGCAGCGGACGAACAGCGCCTGCGAGATGATGAGAGTAAGCGGGACTTTCAGCGTGAAGCGCGAGCCCACGCCCTTCTGGGTCTCGATCTCGATCTCGCCGTTGAGCTGCGAGAGGTTGGCGCGGACCACGTCCAGACCCACGCCGCGGCCGGCCAGTTCCGTCTTGCGCGGCGCGGTGGAGAAGCCCGGATGGAAAAGCAGTTCGAGCAGATCGCGCTCGCCCAGCGCGGCGGCGTCCTCTGCGCTGACCAGGCCGTTCTCCACGGCGGTGCTGCGCACCTTCTCGTAATCGATGCCGCGGCCGTCGTCCTCCACCTCGATGTAGATATGGTTGCCGCGGTGATAGGCGCGCACCGCGACGGTGCCGTGGTCGGGTTTGCCCGTATGGTAGCGGTCTTCGTTGCGCTCGATCCCGTGCGCCACGGCGTTCCGGACAAGGTGGATGAGCGGGTCGGAGATCTGCTGAATGATGTTGTTGTCCAGTTCGGTTTCAGCGCCGGCGAGCGTCAGCTCCACGTGCTTGCCGCTGGCTTTGGCGGCGTCGCGCACGGTGCGGGTCAGGCGCGTGTACAGGTTCCCGATGGGCACCATGCGCGCCTGCGTGATCTCGTCCTGGAGCCGGTGCGCCAGTTTCGTGAACTCGTCGATGTCGGAATCCACCCGGCGCACGAATCCGTCCAGCTGGGTGAGGACCTCCGTGATGTCGGCCGAGATCTCCGACAGGGAGCGCGACAGGATGTTGAAATCGTCGTAGCGGTCCATTTCCAGCTCGC
The window above is part of the Terriglobia bacterium genome. Proteins encoded here:
- a CDS encoding chemotaxis response regulator protein-glutamate methylesterase, translating into MSGKRIRVLIVDDSAFMRKVLQSILTADPEMDVCGEARDGREAVAQNDSLNPDVITMDINMPHMDGLQATEVIMSKNPRPILIVSSETREGADTTLKSLELGAIDFVAKPSAGVDLDMNSVRAELTRKLKMAAKVRVVRTAVRSKLQQEVATSAPRIEPSPAHTRSAPSATSSMLSRANGKFPVVVIASSTGGPATLMRFVPMFPRDFPGAVILVQHMPGTFTSQFGKQLGEIAQIRVKDAEQGEILQPSTLYVCPGSHHLRITPTGRITLDDGPRIAGYRPCADVTLDTAAAFAGPMTIGVVLTGMGSDASQGVQKVKSAGGHVIAQDESTSIIFGMNAEAIKTGCVDQVLPLDNIFGAVEKRVLYVFGAARVGAL
- a CDS encoding chemotaxis protein CheW — encoded protein: MRIVRAETRKRVHHGEAVILFAAAGTTFAISAAAVDEIRDTSGLQPLRVGQLGPKFSKFTYTLQRDGRTYFVVDANTHFHALPTRHSRLLVLRASPTAILVDGIDRMTEIASLHALPRAFTGDEREWYRGLAVLKDSVVPVVNADAFLTRAESTVLTAAVEKMHAAKGAVAG
- a CDS encoding response regulator, whose translation is MSAPGQDFVEVFLQEASEHLQFLREYSGLLLDPYPAAEDLDRLYVSAHTLGGASAMYGYPLFSEIAGKLAHIFQYAMNATIGSEAAGPLVEFISEAVAVLESDLLMISATNGEAADDIAAFKQKYPFAFTGPSPEEQEHEQLLEAAVSVGPIAPPAAPEPQVAGLPPDSDVPAEIMEFFVPEAEEHLQVVTDCLLSLETNPNPEEIHRLFRAMHTVKGSAAQVGLQRIARVAHRAEDLVGRLRDGELKPSAQIVDICLEAVDTLKKFLYRQWPDEQTMQASVKSLLTRIARLAPEEKEEIAPAAAEAAPQAESAIETPLAASPAETVLTTSLPAEAEMLAAQAVELAQELEAARAQTQALREEIAEATQPEVTPGPAKEVEAAAAKKEPAGVPQSKSVRIALERLDRMMNAVGELVINRTRMLGRLNELEKLADVLNFSKARMSDKVAEFQEKYEFSRLTGNNYYQPAPKASDSYPFAGGYSSYSHSFDSSLAEFSELEMDRYDDFNILSRSLSEISADITEVLTQLDGFVRRVDSDIDEFTKLAHRLQDEITQARMVPIGNLYTRLTRTVRDAAKASGKHVELTLAGAETELDNNIIQQISDPLIHLVRNAVAHGIERNEDRYHTGKPDHGTVAVRAYHRGNHIYIEVEDDGRGIDYEKVRSTAVENGLVSAEDAAALGERDLLELLFHPGFSTAPRKTELAGRGVGLDVVRANLSQLNGEIEIETQKGVGSRFTLKVPLTLIISQALFVRCGASLFALPLAFVEEIRRLKESEIEEVGGKLLTKVRDVVTEVVRLDHSLGLECVEPVSGYYRMVIVNVAGRQVGLVVEEVIRKDEIVIKNLGEYMRNVKLFPGATIAPDGSLILLIDVNRLVAGESIEKRPLMTSATAARVFAPGAAAVARGEIPAEAIDEVAPEKVVVLADDSISVRKFVGRMLEKAGYRVRLAADGLEALEIATQNRCDLVVTDLEMPRTNGYELMAHLRQQPETRNLPVMVVTSRAGAKHRERALKEGASVFLTKPVQEDQFLAVVAQLIGSPTAPKDAAAETVS
- a CDS encoding chemotaxis protein CheW → MTRKIEGAQSFVLFPLGKKRFALPASVVTELAQPDRLQPFPHTTRMLTGVLLRRGRIVPVCDVAPVLVGPETPPRKFFLIANRTFGSSREWTAIPVTGECELAAAELLPVTGKLPQYVTGLLSVSEEIVEVIDLELLNGAEAEA